The Quercus lobata isolate SW786 chromosome 4, ValleyOak3.0 Primary Assembly, whole genome shotgun sequence genome segment GTCGTTCTGGACTTTGGTGACATTGTTTGCGAAGGATTCTGTGTTTTCACCCCTATTTGTTTCCCAACTCCCCAGTGAAGTCGCCAATTGTAAAGTGGTGGGCTGTGCTAGTGGTGTTGGGCTGCTTCCTGCTGCACTAGGCCCAAGTTTTTAtggataagggagttgggacTAGTCCAGttgcaactcaatttggtctAGCTTGTGCGAAAACTATGCTTGGTTTGCTAGGAACGTGCTTGCGGCAGGCAGAGCTATTTCAGACAAGTTGTGGCAAatagacataataataaaaataaaatatctggcTACTTAGTAGGAAATGACCAAATGATCCCCAAACACAATCACagtaataataatcaattttacagaaagaaaagaacagaaCAAAAGGGAGTAAATAGTAATATATATGGGTTaatcagaagatgaagaaatcAACTTAAATCTGGTCTGTGGGAGCAAAACCAGAGAGGAAAGAACGTTCCTTCTCAACACAATTAATCTCTCAGGAACAGTCCTACCGTGGAGATTAACTACCCTGAGGAAAACAGACCTGAATGGTTGATGCACAGAGGCCCCTTTTGGTTTTAACAGAGAGTAGgattttgtgagagagagaggaaatcaATCTACCGATGTATGCCTGCTGttctaattctcactttattttctttctggttgttttctttctttccctcccactcgtttcttttctattttctgaTCTCTCTTTTCGAATTCCTATTTCTTAGTTATGGTTTCCGTTGTTACTCCGTTTTTTGTTCACAATAAGATCCTCTTTTTATAGTGCTTGCCGTGACcagattttactgttttagctCTTAACTTtatttgtctggtctgggtgtactaGCCGACCACCATTGATTCGTCCGTGTGTCACCCCCCATCACTAGACAAAGaagggtattttgtttgtttgtctgccgtggcaccctttcTTGCTACGGTCTaagttctttctctctcactatcccttatggcatgcacctagtggttccaactcagcttgcttcttttgggtagtaagtTATCTCAGCAGGACACTTCCCCGAAAGAACCTAAGCCGGaacctcaaaaatagatttttcccctctccccaccacctaaccatgccctctgaatctctgacccccgacctcaccatgccctgtattggctaggtacaggCTGGgggtgcctgggccttgcgtGTGCCTTccttccatatgtgtccaaaatctACCTGCTGATCATTCGTCTACCGTGGTCTAGAGGCTTGCTTGCATAGCCTGCCGTCcgttttctttgactttttatGTGAGTTGCTTTTTCGATTTCCCACTCCTTTGAGGAGTTGGGTTTTATTTGATACTGGGTTTTACATTTCTTTAAGCCCATTTCTTGATTATCCTCATTTCCTGCCGTATTACTCTGTCACTCTTGCTGCAATAACTCAATCCTGCTGGGCCTTTTTGGGTCAGCCGTTTACTCTTTCTCCCAGTGGCTTGGTATGGCCATTGGTTTTCCTACTTATGGGCTCCTCTGTCCCTTTGAGCATCCTTGGCTCACTtgttttctttgggcttccttggcccttttACTAACTttgcattcccatgggcttttactaacttcattgggcttccctgacccaattaccttattctcatccttggggttcatgggcctgccattaaccccttactttctttgtttgcattactttgaatCTACGGTgaccctttctcacttttctacatcatatactgcccatgggtatgctatttctctttttccgggcttctttaagcccacttgcctcttcaaggcccatttgtttatttcatgggcctGTTATCCATTATTTCTGCCGCTTGAACCTAATGGTTTTGCCATCTGTTTGccaattctttgttgcccttgtCGTTGGGCTTTCTTCTTCCTActtggattctcacaaatgacCCTCAACAATAACTAAATGGGATGTCTCACTTACATTCCAAAATCCCCCCAAATTTTCAATAGCCAATGCAAACAAATTTGATGGAAGCATagatccaaaataaaaatttgaataaatacATTAATTAGCTTGGTAAAGTTGAAGGGGCTAGACCGAGAGCAAGCTCATCATGCCTTCTCCTATCTAACACTTTGGTAGgtatcacacaaaaaaaagtatCACACTGAGGATTTTGGAGACCATCAAGCAAAAAGTCCAACGAGACCTCTTCTGAATTTCTCATGAGATGGAGGGAAAAAGCCTCAAGAATAATCTCCATTAATAGTTAATACTCATTCAGCGGACTAATTTAATGAATTCATTCGGCAATTCCCTTACAACTCTTTACAtaactaattataaattttcacaACTACACTctaaattttaatcaattttcctCCCACTAACTAATCCCCTCTTGCTTCAGTGGTTAATATGAAAATGATTAATCGTACAAATAAATCGCATAATCCACAAAATCAGTCtaattgtttcaaaaaattgaagttaTGGAGATGTAGATGGTCGAGTAAGATCCGACAGGCCAAAAAAGTTGTCCTAATTTAGGATGGGAAATTTTAGATTGAACATATGCTTTAATATTCCTTCAATATAATACCTGTAAGATGCTTAATACCTTCTCAGAaacgcgcacacacacacacacacacacatatatatatatataaactcttGAATCAATCTCTATGATTTGAAGATATTTATTACCTAATTCGTAGGATATGTACTTTGAAGTTTAAACCCTCCTAAACCTATTAAGTGACCAATCACTAATTCACTATCGAAGAACCCAATATGCGATGACAACTCTATTTTCTTTAAACGGTGTACTCACCCAAGGTCGATCCTAAGTTGGACATAACATTTAGCATCATaaaatcataattcataacttACTCTATATTCTTTGAACTACCAGTTCATAACTTGTACATCCTCCACATAATCTTCCATTCAATCCCTTGTAAACATATCTATCTTCCATTCAATCCCTTGTAACCCATATCTATAGATTAATGTCCACCAAGATAATCCAAAAGTAGTTTTGAATTGCGCAGAAAAAGTTAGATTAAAACCGAAAACGTTCCACAAATGTATATAAGCATCAAATAGTTTGCTATTTGGGAAAAACCAGCATATAATCCACAACTCATGAATTGATTCTTCATTGCATGATTAATCATTCCTTCTATTAAGTTCAGTAAATCATGAAGCTATCTAAATGATGGTTGCATCATAATCTATTACTAATTTACTCAATCAGCAGGAACTTAATTTATATTAAGAGATCATATCATTTTAACATCATATTCAAACTTGGATTGCCAGTCATGCACAAGTATATCTTCAATACTGTAAAATTATGCCAACTTAGGTCTCAAGACTTTTTCAAGCAGTTGGGTCCCTTAAACCCTACCTTGCTATACCCCTACAATTGTTACACACCCACAAAATTGGGGGGAAATTAGGTTGTCTGGTCTTCTAATGATGTTCTCTCACACTAAAAGAGACTAGGGCACCCAACTTATACAATCAAGGCtgaataaataaatcaaagcTCAGGCCCAAGTACTAGTTATAGCTACaagaagaaataataaagattatGCCCTTAACAAAAATCAGCTTAATCTGCAAATCATAGCCTCCAAGAGCCAAGTAGCCTCCAAGAGCTATGCAGAAACATCCTGAGCCTCAACTATCCCACAGAAACCGATGAATATGGATACTTTCtgaaaatttgacaacaaaATCTCACTTGCACAGGACTTATGCTTTGGTATGAGGTCATCTCTTTCGACATATTGTCATGCCATCTCCAATAGGTACCTAAAGCTCCAAAAAGTTTAAGGTTATAGATCAATTCAGAAGAGTCTCACAGAATTTGTCAAAACATAGGCAAAAATTACCATCCCCTACCATACTGATGCTTACGCGTTTGTCCTCCAGCAGACGTTTGTTGAAATTTCTAATGCTAACAGTCTTCACGTCATTTATCTTCTCaagatatattaaaaaaaaaaaagaatcaatttcatttcaaatgGACAAAACATACAAATAAAGTCATTGATTTACCATTGGGTCACAAACTTTTCCATGCCAAAGGACATTATCAATCACGATGAGACCCCCAACCTTCACCTGCAAACTAAATCCTCACCAACTGCTTGCAGGATAATGAATGGGCAAATTTGTTCAAATAATCAAAAGGAACAGGAAAATGGATTTAGAACAGATTAATTGAACATGATATTTACTCTTACCAGTTGAAGTAGCAATTCAAAGTACTCTTGATTCTTCCTCTTCTCCGCATCaacaaatgcaaaatcatagctgattaaaaaaaggaaataggTGTAAAtgttgatttattatttttgtcccTCATAAATTGGAGAAAAAGTCAGAAACTTCTGCACACGAGGAAAAGTTCAATTTAGGGCGCAAAGCAATAAGGTAGTAGCACTTCAAATGCAAGGATGAAAATGTTCACATTATTTGGACTCAATCCTTAGCACAAATTGCTGTATTGCGTACATGTAACACATGTAGAAGAGTTGAGAAATGAGAACTACTATTCGTTTGAACTAGAACCCCTATAATCAAAATAAACATTAACAAAAAGCTGTGTGTGAAAAATGTATAATTGTGCACTGCTACTTCATTTACCTGCAAGCTTCGCCATTCAGAATCAGTGATTTTAGGACATCAGCGGCAAGTCCATATTTTACATCCACCTGATGCAAACCAATTGTTTCAGAAGTCATTAAAAGGAGCAGGAGTATAAGAAATATTAATGAGAGAAACATCGGATACATATGCAGTCCACAAATCTAAGAGGCAAAACAATGAGGAACTATCCTAGTACACGGAGTGCACACACAAGAACAGCAAAGGAAACAAAGGGAGAAAAACTTAAACTTCTGAAAATAAGTCATCTAAAAGTCCATGAAGTAGTCATGGAGAAATTATAGGAATTGAAAGTCCAGTTGTATAACATCTTGAGAAAAAGAAACTTGAGATGTGGTAAGGGTAACTTCTTTCCCTCAAAAGTACAAAGATTCCACTCTTTCCAAAGACAACACATGAGGCATGAAAGAGCTGTTGTCCAAAGTTTCCCACTCCCATGATTGCCTAACTTCCCCTTCCAAGAAGCCAACATAGCAATTATTGAATTGGGCATTAGCCAAGTAACACCAAATAGACATAATGATAAGTCCCACAACTCCTTAGTAATAatacaatgaagaagaagatgatccaTGGACTCCCCATTTAATTTATACATACAGCACCAATCCACAATTATAACTTCACTTTTTATCCAATTATCCGTTGTCAATATTTACCTTAGTGCTTCAGTTCATGTGAAGAAAGCAACTCTAGGTGGAGCTCTAACTTTTGAAATGCTCCTCAAGGAACAGGGGTAACTCTTGCAACCCCTAATATTAGCAGTCCATAATAACTTCTGACGTGAAATCCATGCTTGAGTGCTGAGGGCCACACCAATGTACCAGTTCCTGCTTGGTCAATTTGAACTGTATAGAGGTCATCTtaaaaatattccaaaatttcaTCCACCTAATCTTGGGCTTCTCTAATAAAATTGGATTCCAATGCAACTCACCATTAACCCACTCCATTGCTACAAGGGCATCTCTTCTCTAGCAAACTTGTACAACTCAGGGCATTTATCCTTGAAAGTTCCATTGCTAGTCCAATGATCATTGCAAAAATGTATTACTTCTTAAGAAGTATTATGAGCTTTTGCAGTGTATATGATGTGGGTTTAGTAGGCATCCATTAGCACAAGGTAGTACGCTTAGCAGATGTATAAACTTTTGAGACAAACTAAATAAGCTAAGTCCTTATAATTGCAAGAACCAAGCACTTACAGATGCTAATACTAGCAAAgataaaagagataaaaatacTACCTTGTGCAAAACACCAGCTCGTTCATAATACTTCTTTGCAACCTCAAGAGCCTTAGCATCTCTTTCGCAGGCAACCAAACGACCTGATTCTGGTAGGACTAATGCAACAGCCAATGATGAGTATCCctgaataaattaaaagaaacatatatataatccTAAGAAGATGGTAAGTTGCTACTTCATTAaattcacaataaaataaactttttactGCATGGTAAGAGGTGAACCACACAGTagaacaagaaagaaaatgtGAAATTCAAAGCCagaatacaataaaattgtCAAATCACTTGAACCCGATTTGATTATTGAATCCAGATTTATTTAAACTGTCATTACTATGATTAACGTGTAAACCAAGAGAATTTGTGTTAAGATGTTTAACCACTTTAGGTGTAAATCAAAAGAATGTTACTTAGATTTTTACCTAACCAAGGTgtaaatcaagaaaaatttatttagatttaaCCAGCCAAGgtttaaattaagaaaatatttatgttttgatttttaaccAACTGCACTGTAAATCATGAGAATTGGTTATAAAAGCAAAATTCTTCTCAAGGCCCTAATTAGTCCCATTGACATAAGTAATAGCAAGGCAAGGAGATATTTGGCCCCTCTCACAGTAAACCAGTATGGCCTCCTCCAAGAGCCTACCCAACACGTTCTCAACAAGCCATCCGTTAGGTAAGATaaattttgaactattttgGTGTTTTACAGCACAAAGATGATgtcttgcctttttttttttttttcaatgtcatGGAGGTTGGGCATGTGAGGCAAGTGCCTTGACTGCCTTCCACCAAAAGCGACATAAGTCAgcctctctaaaaaaaattgggggaaAGATTGCCTACCATGAACTCTCCTAGACCTAGAAAAGTAGGAGTTTTGTGCACCGGGTAAGACCCATGtgatgtcataatttttttagaatggATTTTATGGGTAGGAACTTTGAATTGTGACCTTGATCTTGAAAAttactttataaaatttttgcgtaaaaagtgtttgtgaaaattcCTAGCTGAAAGTTTCCTTTGAAGTTTAGGTCTTTTGCTCGTCTCATCCTTTACCAATTTGTCTGCACTTGCCATAGGGAGTTAACCCTTTCATTGCTCATGCCCCGGAGATGGGCAGCAAGGGCCAATTTGATTCCCCTCCCTTGCCATCCTAGGTCCATTTAGGTAGGCCAAATACAACCTTTGGGTCTCACCCCACATacattctcttctttttctaatACACTCATTTTCATCACTCGATAAACGTAGAACCAATTCATATCATCAAATCAACTTGCTATCATAGTGTTAGTTTGAATATGTTAAGTAGTTACTGGAGAATAGCATAGTGTAACATTGCAGTTACGCAGAGGTCAAATTGAAGAAGTAACTTCAGTATTAAGTGCAAAAGCCCCTGATCATCTTTGCTCATTGAAAGAGCTCCATACTTTTCCTCTAATTTCTAGGTTAAAGAAGGGCTTTAATGTGTGATACGAATATACATGCTAATTGAGGTTTTGGATAAGAATAGAGAATAATTTCAACCTTCTATTTCACCACACATATGCCGCATGTCAGCATATGCAACTCTGTTTCAAATTCTTGAGTGCATAAAGTGCAGATATTTCATTTCATTACTTGACATTGGAGTACCTTGATAGGTACAAGTAACAAAGTAGGCGAGAGAAATCAGAAATCAAAGGAGCTGATCTTCTGGTGCTTACTTTTTCACAAGATGAGGATGAGATATGCCAACAAAAACTTGCATAATCAGAAGAAAAACAACAAGTTGTCTGTTCAACTAAAGCAGTTAATCTTTTTTATAAGCTTTTTTTagctcttttatatatatatatatatatatatatatatatatatatttatatataaaagttaaatttCAGTGAAAAATACATACAGTGTAAACACCAACTTCAATACACCGCTCCACCATAAGAATCTGCACAAGCATTGCAAGTAGCTGTGCCTGATCAGGAGACACCTATTAAGAGTACAATACACTGTCAACTTTCATGTACACACACATTAAGGAATGAAAACCATGACTTCAGACATTCCATACAACATTAGACtgataaaaattagtttatgcTATGAATTTGATGCCCTAAAGATCTaatccatatatataaatatttattttacaagtataaatgATACGTCTatgcgtgtgtgtgtatttatggTGAATCACTATTGTTAAAAtattggttaaatgattaaattcaccatttcctatcAGCTTTAGCTTTTGGAACAATAAGTATTTATCATGGTACAAAGCAGGCCATCCTGCGTTCAAACCCcatcatattttttaaataattaaattcacaatttcctatcagctcaagcttatggggcaacatttaatttatcatttaaGTTTCCTTGAACTAGATATTTGTAAATAATAATCAGGGATTGAGATAATGATGAAACACAACATAAATCACACCAAACTAGAGAAGGTACATCACATTCTACAATACATATGCAGTAGTTCAACATTCATCACATCCCGTAACATAGGCACATTATTGAGGCATTAGGATAAGGTACTCTTGAACAACAAATCTTCATATTGAGTATTACCATATCAGACAAGTTTTTGGAAATAAACTTGTTCTATAACAAATGGAGACTAATAATTTCCTGTCAAATTATAACAGTTGGAGAACCGTTGACTTTTTTGATCTTGATCGAGAAGACTGTGCGGGGGCCATTATTAACccacttgtgattttttctttttttggataggcATTAAGCCAATTATGAATGTTAAACCATTAACATAAAAATGTGTTTAAGAAACTTTCACAtgcgcacacacacaaaaaggaaaagaaacttgAAGGAAGATcttgaaatatcaaaaaaatagcaGTGCAAGTTATTAAAAGTAATAATCTTTGAAAGAATCACTTGGACATATGCAACACATATAATACACACAAGAAGCATAAGCACACATgcacgcgcacacacacacacacaaatgtgCCTTCTGTGCAGAAAATTGAGCAGTTGACAGGAAGTTAATGAACACAAAATCAGGCTGCTGCCCACGccaatgaaattaaaaaatgaagcaATAAGAAAAGCCAGAAGCTTCTACATGCGCACAATGTACAAATAAAACATACAGAGGAaggaagaaataataaatacCTGCATCTGACTACCACGCAAAGAGGCAGTCTCTTCTCGAAGTTGCCTTAGAatctgaaaaataaaacatcatTCAGAATCACAAAAGGTAAACATCAAATAACTAATCAATAAATGGTTATCtacatatttaaaatatataatacacTATCTCTTAGTAGtaaattttattggaaaaaatagGAAATAAGTTCACTACCTCTGGTTCTCGAACATTGCCAAGGATGTATTCATAAAGACTTGGAGTAATACTAACAACCTGCTTATTTCCATATTTTTCATCGTCGACAACAACAAATGGATTGGTGGAGCAACGTTTTATGATCCATTTCGACTTCCTGCTGCATGTCCTTATGCCAATGCGGCTGCTACTGCACCTCTCAAAGGGGGCTTTGCCTGCCAAAGAAGAAGTAGCAACAGTAGTAGTTGCAGACACTGAATTGAAGTTTAGCATTAGTCTCGGAGATCTCCATGGTAAGTCTAATCTAGACCAACAACGATGATGAAGAGTCAAGCTGCTGCAGGTTGCCATTCATGTACTAAAGACAAGGCAAGATAGCAAGCTAAcaacagaaaaaagaaatggtcAGAATCAATAGTTTGCATTAAATAAAACGATAAACTTAATTTACACCTAAGTTAATcatagagaaatgatatgttcacgacattttcacaacaaatcctaagtgataGATTGTTACTGGCTGTTACAAGGTGGGTTAAAAAGTAACTTAAATGAtggtttcaaattaaaaccggtaaaaacttaCCATTTAAGATTTGTTCTTTTAAGTgctgtgaaaatgttgtggatataacacTTCATTATAAGAACTAAGCATTACATGaagtataaatattaaaaataaactcACAAAATCTAGAAAATGCATATTATACCATTGTCCTAAAGCATGGACATAAGAAAATAACGAAATGGgtacaaaaaggaaagaaagaaagaaaaaacatggAGAGGGTCTTTGTCATTGGGCTTTTTGGATAGAATACCTGTGAAGAACTGGGCTTTCTGCAGTTTATTGCTTCAGTCTTCTTTTCCTCTTAGGAAATTATACAAACACCTTAGCGGCACTAggataatgaagaaaaagagcGTTAAAAcagtgaaattttattaatagtacaaatgaagaagaagaagcggttAGTTTATATGTTACAAAGCGAAGACGAAAGAGCttaaaaactaaattatgaAGATGGCAGGAATAGTTGGTATTTGGTAAGCGACCACAATGCAAAGATATCGGTTTCAATTGAAGTCTATGGACACTGAACTTAAAATTTCACACATGACACACCCTCCCGTGAAGACTTGCCACCTCACGTTTACAAATTCGCtagtaaaaaagtaatatatatatatatatatatatatatatttttttttttgagaaaagagtaaaaaaagtaatattaatagtCCAAATGATAATAAG includes the following:
- the LOC115987411 gene encoding tricin synthase 1-like isoform X3, with product MATCSSLTLHHRCWSRLDLPWRSPRLMLNFNSVSATTTVATSSLAGKAPFERCSSSRIGIRTCSRKSKWIIKRCSTNPFVVVDDEKYGNKQVVSITPSLYEYILGNVREPEILRQLREETASLRGSQMQVSPDQAQLLAMLVQILMVERCIEVGVYTGYSSLAVALVLPESGRLVACERDAKALEVAKKYYERAGVLHKVDVKYGLAADVLKSLILNGEACSYDFAFVDAEKRKNQEYFELLLQLVKVGGLIVIDNVLWHGKVCDPMINDVKTVSIRNFNKRLLEDKRVPIGDGMTICRKR
- the LOC115987411 gene encoding O-methyltransferase MdmC-like isoform X1, translated to MATCSSLTLHHRCWSRLDLPWRSPRLMLNFNSVSATTTVATSSLAGKAPFERCSSSRIGIRTCSRKSKWIIKRCSTNPFVVVDDEKYGNKQVVSITPSLYEYILGNVREPEILRQLREETASLRGSQMQVSPDQAQLLAMLVQILMVERCIEVGVYTGYSSLAVALVLPESGRLVACERDAKALEVAKKYYERAGVLHKVDVKYGLAADVLKSLILNGEACSYDFAFVDAEKRKNQEYFELLLQLVKVGGLIVIDNVLWHGKVCDPMINDVKTVSIRNFNKRLLEDKRVSISMVGDGTYWRWHDNMSKEMTSYQSISPVQVRFCCQIFRKYPYSSVSVG
- the LOC115987411 gene encoding probable caffeoyl-CoA O-methyltransferase At4g26220 isoform X2; translation: MATCSSLTLHHRCWSRLDLPWRSPRLMLNFNSVSATTTVATSSLAGKAPFERCSSSRIGIRTCSRKSKWIIKRCSTNPFVVVDDEKYGNKQVVSITPSLYEYILGNVREPEILRQLREETASLRGSQMQVSPDQAQLLAMLVQILMVERCIEVGVYTGYSSLAVALVLPESGRLVACERDAKALEVAKKYYERAGVLHKVDVKYGLAADVLKSLILNGEACSYDFAFVDAEKRKNQEYFELLLQLVKVGGLIVIDNVLWHGKVCDPMINDVKTVSIRNFNKRLLEDKRVSISMVPIGDGMTICRKR